In a single window of the Artemia franciscana unplaced genomic scaffold, ASM3288406v1 Scaffold_1586, whole genome shotgun sequence genome:
- the LOC136042607 gene encoding coatomer subunit beta'-like: MFSKCSKSNSRLKMNLKLDYRHILTARSDRVKCVDLHPTEPWMLVSLYNGMIHVWNHQNQQLIKTFEVCYSPVRSGKFIARKNWIITGSDDYRIRVFNYNTLERQHAVDAHKNYIRCLAVHPTLPIVLSGSDDMKIKMWNWDNSWTCQKVFDGHSHYVMQIVFNPKDNNTFASASLDKTIKIWQLASSIPNFTLKGHVNYITCLDYTHAGQKPYLISGADDCLVKIWDYQNRSCVQSLYGHTENISAVVFHPELPIIITGSEDGTVKIWNATTYSLQKTLNYGLGRAFTICCLKGSNMVDIGFDDGCVMIRLGKEDPTFSMDEGGKILWIKNSEIEMVNLKQFANENIKDGERLNLSVKGDAKSSEVFANTLAHNSDGRYVAVCGGGEYIIYTAMALRNKAYGSALEFV, translated from the coding sequence ATGTTTTCCAAGTGTTCTAAGAGTAACAGCAGacttaaaatgaatttgaaattagattaCAGACATATACTGACAGCAAGGTCTGATAGGGTGAAATGTGTTGATTTGCATCCAACCGAACCATGGATGTTAGTCTCATTATATAATGGAATGATCCATGTTTGGAATCATCAAAACCAGCAGTTAATTAAGACCTTTGAAGTGTGCTACAGTCCTGTCCGATCTGGAAAATTTATTGCAAGGAAAAATTGGATTATCACAGGTTCAGATGACTATAGAATAAGAGTTTTTAACTACAATACACTGGAACGGCAGCATGCTGTTGATGCCCACAAAAATTACATAAGATGCCTTGCTGTCCATCCAACACTTCCAATTGTTTTATCTGGAAGCGATGACATGAAAATCAAAATGTGGAACTGGGACAACAGTTGGACCTGTCAGAAAGTATTTGACGGGCATTCCCATTATGTTATGCAGATTGTATTTAATCCCAAAGATAATAATACATTTGCATCTGCGTCGTTGGACAAGACCATTAAAATTTGGCAACTTGCGTCTTCCATTCCGAACTTCACACTTAAAGGTCATGTGAATTACATTACCTGTTTAGATTACACTCACGCCGGCCAGAAGCCCTATTTGATCTCCGGTGCCGATGATTGCTTGGTGAAAATTTGGGACTATCAAAATCGAAGTTGTGTTCAAAGTTTATATGGCCATACAGAAAATATATCAGCTGTAGTTTTTCATCCTGAATTGCCCATTATTATTACTGGTTCGGAAGATGGCACAGTCAAAATTTGGAATGCCACCACTTACAGTTTGCAGAAAACTTTAAATTATGGGCTCGGTAGGGCTTTTACAATTTGCTGCCTAAAAGGCTCAAATATGGTTGACATTGGTTTCGATGATGGTTGTGTTATGATTCGCTTAGGAAAGGAAGACCCAACTTTCTCAATGGATGAGGGGGGAAAGATTTTGTGgataaaaaattctgaaatagaaaTGGTTAACTTGAAACAATTTgcaaatgaaaatatcaaagatGGCGAACGTCTTAATCTTTCTGTCAAAGGAGACGCTAAAAGCTCTGAAGTGTTTGCGAACACATTGGCACATAACAGCGATGGTCGTTATGTTGCTGTCTGCGGTGGAGGTGAATACATTATATATACTGCAATGGCTCTTCGAAATAAAGCATATGGCTCCGCTTTGGAATTTGTTTGA